The genomic segment cccaggtgaggtaaatggtacCCGGTAAGATTAATTTATTGAATGCACAAAGCGCATTTAGCATCTGGAGCTTTTAATAGCCcatagtgcgccattgaataggcaactagataatggACGCCTCGTGAATattatacattattattatcattattattttaatcagtATAACAATACAGTTGTGTATTTTGACGAGAATTTGCATTGGCTTGCATAAAATCattgtgttgttgtttttatagcAATCTATAAATCAATACCCATGCGTCTCCAAAATATTCTTGAATGACGTGACGCGGATCTGTCGTGTTACGGATTTAAGGCAGAAAATGATGAGGGGAGCCTTTGAGGTCTCTGGAACTGTTATGgttgaattttcaaatatccCTTTCTCGCTCTCTTCCCACTCTCGTTATATCTAAAGCAACGTAGTGTAGGGGACTTGTCGTACCCCCCAAAATTAGAAATCAtcttaaatattgtaaaattgcTGTCAAATATACTCATCATATCAGATGAAGTTTACGAAGTAATGGCAGTTTAAAAATTACCCTTCTTAACTGAAACAGTGTAAAGCATGTGTTATGCGAACTAATGGCGTCATCGTCTCCTTTACTTCCGGTATTTtatcaagtgaaaaaaaaatgcaataaaaaacgGCACATTTCTGCCCCAATAATGGAAAAATCAGCATCGACTAACTGATTGATTGTAAAAGATTATCATTGCtgtatgtacatatattttgttgagaGAGATACATTTAAACATTTGAATGAAAGTATatgattaacttttttttttgtaaaaaagggaaaatggggACGTAACCTCATTATCTATCGCATTGCATATTTGTGACGAAATGCAGCAACCGCTCAACAGACATAACCAAAAAGTTAGAAACTAAAATACATACTTATTTCTTCAttcgttttttttatgaaaatatttttcacttttcaCTATTCATTGAATTTCCTATTACGGAGGATCCAATGAGTAAAAGTCTCTATTCGTGGGGGAAGACCATAATATTTGATAAGACTTTCATGACAAACTGTGATGTAAGATATATAATGTCACTCTTGATGAATAAAATGTTTCAATCTAATTATCTTTAGCTCGACACATCTTGGAGGTGACGATGAAGTCAGGTAAAAGTTCTTTGATATTGCGGGTGTTTATCATCTTGGTGTCTGGATTCATCACCACACAAACCAGAGCTGACGGTTTGGAAGATGGATATGACAACGCCACTACCATCTTGTATGAAGACATGACCGAGATCATCATCGATGACGATGCCTCTGACTCAGGATGGGCTTGGTACCCAATAACATGGAGATGGTGGACAATTAGCCAAGTCATTTGCGCCATCCTTGGCGTCTTCGACAACGGGGTCGTCATCGTGATCATATTCCAGCGGCTTAAGAAGAACCGATCAACAGACACCTTGATTGGAGCTTTGGCCATTGCTGATTTCCTGACGTCCGTGTTCCTGTTCCCAATTCCTTGGGCCAAGCGTGTGCCTCCAACCATCCTAGGTAAGATGTACTGCAAGCTGCTCTATCCGGGCTTCGCTCTTTGGTTATGCATAACCGCATCCACCTACATCCTCATGGCAATCTGCATCGAACGTTACATCGCGGTCGTTCATCCACTCTACTTCAAAAGGGTCTTTACCAAGGCTAAAGTATCACTCGCTGTGCTTTTCCTCTGGGCATTTTCCTTCGCTCAGTGCTTCTATGCCTTGTTCACCTTTATCCACGACGAGGAAATCGGTTACTGTAGTTCTATTGTTGATACCAAGATGGGTATGGAAGCCAGCGCTTACTACGCCTTCTCAATTCGTCTAGCCATTCCCGTCCTGACCATGGTTGTCACCCAAATCATAATCATCCGGTCACTCCATGTCCAGTCCAAGGTATTCAAGGGTATGACCGGTGAGAGTCAAGCCACCTCTCCGACCTTTCACATCACTGCCCGGAACAACGTCATCAAGATGATGTTCATCGTCGTCATGGTCTACGTCGTCACCTGGACACCCAATCAGATTGCCTACCTTTGCTTCAACCTCGGTTACATCTCCTCGTCCTACCGAGGAAGTCCCCTCCACCGCAGTCTTACGGTCTTTGCCTTCCTCAATTCCTGCGCCAACCCCATCATCTACACGTCCCGTCATACCGAGTTCAGGAAGGCCCTCAAGAGTCTCTTTACCTGTTCTAAACTCGAGATCACCTCCCTCTTCGAGATCAAAGATGATACTGGGGGAAAAGACAGTTCGCAATCAAACAGGAAGATGAATGAGAGTATTCCAGAAACACCTTGAATGCACTGTGGAGCTTTCCACTTCAACATCAATATCTATCAATATCTATTTCAAAAGGCAATGATAACAACATCAACAATTACAATTATGATACTCAtgatgatataaaaatagaattaataatacgagttaattttttttctattttcatcatacatgtatacagtggtgctaacaagttagtgaaccccatccGAAAATGGACACAATTTCACAGTGTTCAAATTCTGCTTTCTTTTAGATATTTGATTGTGAAATCAGGTGATAAGATTTTAAATTCGATATAGTTCGTTTCTCTGCATGGGCTCGCCGGACATACCTTGTTGTCTTCGTTCAACATTCGGCATGAACTAGTGCATTTTCTGGCGGGGTTAACTCAcattttagcaccactgtacatcaaatacataaacaatgacaaatcaaatataattacactctaaattccaaggttttgaaataaatccaggaTCCCGtagctcaaaagttagtgattaatcgtacgcttgatttttacgattaattgtacattttaGGTCATGCAACCAATCGTTAATAATGTTTGATTGGGTTtgatttcttgttttcttctgcagTCATATCGTTCGCATTATACATTTCCATTAAAtagcaaacaaaataatatactaATTGTCCAAAAATTCGgcaaattgtatattttgtcTGTAAAGATTGTTTGCCACGGAGGGTCATACGTTAACAGAAAGGGAATCAAAAGATATCAGCTACGTCTTCTGAATTTATCGCAACATCATGAACTCTTACTGTGACATTGTCTTTGGGCAATGTTTTGGTTTCTTGCCAACCGAATCATTGATGATCTACCATGTggctttgatttttgttttgactCTGTTGAGCTTCTCGGACTAAAAAGATTTGCGAACGGTAATAATTACATTAGTTAGtctttatttaaattttgtattcattttgttttgaatagaagggttttttgaaaaaatcaataataataataatgataataataataataataatgataatattaataataataataataataataacactaataatgatgataataataatgataataataattataataatgataatgataataataacaaaccAAAAAagtcctactactactacctctactactactactgctgctgctgctactactggtactactactactgttacaactactactactactactactactactactactactgctgttgctgctgctactactacttctacttctaatactactgctactactttaAAAGGTCCGAGCTGTGTATAAATTATaactgattgatacacgtctgtaaAATTCAATTGTAGTGAcgattatcatcaacatcatatcCTCACCACCACTATtgctttaataataattattatatccaCCATCTCCATCTTTATCATCACGACTACTTTAAACAACATCGCCTcgatcatcatctccatcactatcattatcatcacgaCTACTTTAAACAACATCGcctccatcatcatctccatcaccaacaacgtcatcatcaccacagtCCACGGCTATACTATCAAATTTATCATCATCCTtgccatcataatcataatcaacatcactaccaccatcaccacgaACATCATATTCATCACTACCAAGATTAGTATCATCAGCCTAATTATAAACGATATAACAaaaattgtcatcatcattatcatcatcatcatcataatcatcatcatcatcaactttatcatcgtcatcatcattatcatcatcattattatcaccaccatcatcatcaacgctACCTCTACCACACgcaaatcatcaatattcatatattctttattaccgTCATCGTtgtcatcacgatcatcatcatcatcatcaacaacaccataatcaccatcatcaacatcgccatcactaccatcatcaacGTCGCCATCGCtaccatcattaacatcataatttcaccatcatcatcatcatcatcatcatcaacataatcatcatccccaccaccaccaccataatcataataataataatcatcatcatcgttatcgtcatcatcatcatcatcatcaccaaatcatcattttcattatcattgtcaccatcgtcatcatcaccattgtcatcatcgcCTTAAGATCAAACTGTAGCTCTATATGCCATGTGTCTAGTTTTATAAGAAGCATACCTGCATTCATTCAAGTACAGTtggtcaaaataatattttatttaatgcataatgagaattattatttttttctatcataTTATACGGTCGATGAACACACAAAATCAGATATTCATTTAAGCGAACTTTAAacgatcataacttttttattttacatccgaatttatgaaattttcagcattgtttgataactcttttttattcattgcaCATTTTTGGCGGTTAATAGTCCCCTATCGACGAGCTTGTCTTCGTCGCTTTGTAGACTGTCTGAGCTTTATCAGACATCTTGAATTAGTGatagaaatatatgtgaatagtAATTTTCACTTCTTATGAACACaagtgatgaaaatgaaatcgtTTATTGTACATAATCAAATTTTGTCAAGGTAATAGTATATGTACCAAATTGCTTTGATTGGttaaatttgcataaaatgcaaacaTTCTGTataactataggcctataactTTGAGTGTTGGCATATGACGAGGCGTTGGAACTACGACACGCTTCTGAATATTTGATCCATCGCTGTTtgctatatgaaccttacagtagtttttgtctcgcctgcacaGCAGTGCGAGacctataggcgccgcttttctgccCGGTCCCTAGCGAAACatataccctttttcattattttagtgttttgacacccttattacgttacgtacgtaacgtgccctatcttgaaaaatacacgctttttacgtgttttttggtcgtgcatggtatccactcgtcaatgctAGTGTCCCCgggcttttccgacggcggcggagTCGTCAagatcaaatcttaaccaaaggttaagtttttgaaatgtcatcataacttaaaaatatATGGGCTTACtttatgaaacttaaacatgattatcaagtattactgaacatccttctagcgtttgaggtcacatgaccaagggaATAAAAACGAAATCTTATccaaggttaattttttttaatatcctaactctgaaaatatatgaatctaGTTAACGAAACTTTGAtacaagggtaatcaagtataacatcccgcttgagtttcaggtcacatgaccaagatcaaatttcatttagggtcaattgaATTTGGCCATGTTGTGGGTATTAgttgatttccatcataactttgaaagtttatggatcttgttcatgaaacttggacataagggtaatcaagtatcactgaacatccttgtgagtttcaggtcacatgaccaaggtcaaaggtcatttagggtcaataaacttagatTATGTTGGGGAATAAaaacgaaatcttaaccaaggttaagtttttttaaatgttagaACTCTGAAAGTATATGGAACTAGTTAACgaaacttggacacaagagtaatcaagcGTCAGTGAACGTCCTGCGTGAattcaggtcacataaccaaggtcagtgatctttggccgtgttggggcgTTGAAtcgccatcataactttgatagtttatggatctagttcatgaaatttggacataagagtaatcaagtatcattgattGTCCTGTACAAGTCTTCGGTCGCACGATCAAGTTcgaatgtcatttagggtcaatgagcatagtatattatcatcattattatgaatggtgctttttaatgataattctatagtcgttttcaaagtcaagACTGTAGCtatatattgaatcgcgtaatgcaggcgagactgccagaggcgctccttttgtttaacagtttaaacaattatCTTTAAGTTATTgagaattaaatattaaaaattaaactttgtttttagttttcaaGCACCTGCTTTTTTAAGGTTTCAAACACTTGTTTGAACCGTTTAAACAACTACTCTAAGGTTTATAGTAAACAGCATTAAATGAATAATGTTAAACAACGTTTTTACTTTGTTCATTGTTACTATTTtcatattgagaaaaaaaaaatattttgatcgagaaagaaagaaagatgttTTAAAATGCCATACACTGACGTCTCATTATGCCAGTTACTGTGTAACAGTAGGTGCatagtagtgagtgagtgagtgcaTAATATTGAGGTGTTCAAATAAGTTAtgtcaccataatacagttatatatatatatatttttaaaaaaatcacactttGAAATATTcgtataaaattatatatttgtaaatatccTCAAGCCTTGTCCACATTCATGTATTGGTACAGGTTTCTTTAAATGAATGTCAATATAGAAGTCGACAAATATTttcgcttgagtgagcaccacttattTAGATTTCGTGAAAAATGATTGGCGCAAAATTTGGAAATAGTTATTATGGGAAAAAAACTTTCGACATGTTCGATAACTTGTTTCCTTGGCCAAAACGCTCCCTCGAGCGTCACTACACCCCCCCCTACAAACGCCTAGACCTCTGCGATGATATGTTCAACATGTAGCAGTGATTCGCATGAAATATATCTTGATTTTTCTTCTGTTATTCTTTGTCATGCCTGGGGAAGTATGGAGAAACATGTACGAAATTAAGTATGAAATGTGAACCCTCCTAATTCAAGTCCTAAATGACAAAACATAGTAAagcaaaatgctggagatgtctgaaatgaacttttgtttacataatTGATTTGTTTCATTTACTCAGTTCAAGATAGAGCACTAAAAGTTATGTTTACCTCGGCTTAAATTGGTCATTCGGGTAGAAAAGTTGTTATAAACAGTTATTACGTAtctttactattttttattgaCCCAAAATGCCCCCAATGGCATGGctgaaaatcataatttttcttctcaaatcgatttctgcgagctttacaaaataatgttcaatGCTCACTCAAGCGTAAGATTCTGTGAAAAGTATTCTGCCATCTGATGTGCGACcaaaggaagaaaatatttgtgaaGGTATTATCCCCATGATGTattttcaggggccgcggaggcGGTGACTGATTGGGCTTCAGcccacacctttttttttcttcttcaaaaaatgtgtacaaaaacataaaaatgaccatctgattgtgattgtttgcatggtcagcccccacttttggctctgccccccccccccccacttttgaaaCCGTTAAGCggcttctgttttttttttcaatttgagagactttttcaaagtgtaaacttgtTATTGATGCCCAATGTATAAGTTACTTAACAATTCAAATTACATAGgcaatcataattatgtttaataaaaatagattgataaTGAGTTGACGTGGTTCAAgaattcaagattcaagattcaagaagtttattttcatttccatgacaaatataaatcaaatacagataTAAATCAAAGTATGAGTACAAGATCAATTTTACCTcagcataattatataataaaagCTTGTATAAAATAGTATTAAGCGTGTATGGAAATGTGGGGATCTActaaaaagcattgcttgtaGAGCGTGGATCCCCTATAGCGAGTTGAAGAAATAATGTCTATTAAGCAAATGAGAAAAGGCTAAGTAATAACACttaatgaaatgtggaaatTCATTGATTGTACAAAATGTACAATATACAATAATATAAAATGGGAAagtaaaatgcgataaatagggAAATGTATATGTAGATGTATATGTttgtatgtacagtatgtacatggATATTAAATAAATTACTTTGCCCCACCGCAAAGAATATTAGGCTTATGCacaattattcattaattaatttccACACAAGGAAAAATAATTCTATTATGGTTATGTTGATGTGAAACGGTAAATGTTAATGCCTGTTTATACTACTAAACAATAACTGTAAGGCTTCAGTCACAACTCAGAGCGGCGACCGACCGATTAGCAGCCTGCTCGGGCACCGCTGGAATTTAGTCATCGCCCAACGATTTTTGTAGAAGTCGAGTGGGCTTGAAAAAGACTAACTGGTGGCCGAGCAGTGCCCTGTCGATTACCCAACACAAATCTGGATCAAATCTGGGAACTCTTTGGTTGGTGTCCGAGCAATGATCGGCTGACGACCCACCGATTCCCGAGCGGTCTCCCACCGGCCGCCGGCCTATTTTTAAGTAATCGCCCGGCCGATCTTGAATTCGCCTCGAGATCATCGACCGAtctccataggcggatccagccccccccccccccccctgttggcggagcaaaaaggggtttatcaatatttttatttcgcGATTTGCCCTCGcattaaaagttaaaatatatcaattcatAAATTactcatgattacaaaagtgcttataaaATGGaggttttaggtctaaatgtccacaaatttcactcactcatttaggcttattgcattaaatatgatgataacattttcatgaattcctataaTTAAATTGTCTCTTTTCAGAAAgcaatatcgacaagtttcatattgcgcttaggaagaggaataggaagatagtcataattttcacatgatgacaaaatgtccttaggcctagaacgtccaggtcctaggtcaaaataataataaaaatatcagctcgcgcttcgcacttgcatcatttattaagtgatATCCAcatacacttcacaatttccctacacagtCCTTTGgatagtgcttaaattcacccttttcatatcggaatatcaaatattttccgctcgtgcttcgcgctcacattattgattttcatgattaaaaaatgaaatgtattcagaatgcccagattctgtctaactctaaaacacgcgcagaCATGTTTATTGAAATACGCAGCTTggtctttattaaaaacgtgctaaaattatccagtttgcGCTCTCGTTATTAATGTAGGAacttcctttttcatgatttacaaaacatgaatagagtgtcccatttttaggtttaaatttttccgctcgcgcttcgcgctcgcatcagttgtttagttttatacctataccgttt from the Lytechinus pictus isolate F3 Inbred chromosome 1, Lp3.0, whole genome shotgun sequence genome contains:
- the LOC129282786 gene encoding galanin receptor type 1-like — protein: MKSGKSSLILRVFIILVSGFITTQTRADGLEDGYDNATTILYEDMTEIIIDDDASDSGWAWYPITWRWWTISQVICAILGVFDNGVVIVIIFQRLKKNRSTDTLIGALAIADFLTSVFLFPIPWAKRVPPTILGKMYCKLLYPGFALWLCITASTYILMAICIERYIAVVHPLYFKRVFTKAKVSLAVLFLWAFSFAQCFYALFTFIHDEEIGYCSSIVDTKMGMEASAYYAFSIRLAIPVLTMVVTQIIIIRSLHVQSKVFKGMTGESQATSPTFHITARNNVIKMMFIVVMVYVVTWTPNQIAYLCFNLGYISSSYRGSPLHRSLTVFAFLNSCANPIIYTSRHTEFRKALKSLFTCSKLEITSLFEIKDDTGGKDSSQSNRKMNESIPETP